The Microaerobacter geothermalis genome window below encodes:
- a CDS encoding 4Fe-4S dicluster domain-containing protein: MSGIGGMVSGIKWLIGGIASYELLRVMKGASKPALRPPGAAEEDEFLALCSRCGKCNQACPYDAILMAGPEFGIGLGTPYIHARESPCRLCEDFPCVEACPTGALSGIKVRPDVNMGEAVISKTYCIAWQGIRCEVCYRNCPFIDEAITLEFSLRHNDPTHSVFGPVVYTDKCVGCGICEHVCVVDNPVAIQVKPRELWRKHLWE, encoded by the coding sequence TTGTCTGGAATAGGGGGGATGGTAAGTGGGATCAAGTGGTTAATCGGAGGAATTGCATCTTACGAATTGTTGAGGGTAATGAAAGGGGCATCTAAACCGGCTTTAAGACCGCCGGGAGCGGCAGAAGAGGATGAATTTTTGGCCTTATGTTCACGATGCGGGAAATGCAATCAAGCTTGTCCCTATGATGCGATATTAATGGCCGGCCCGGAATTTGGAATAGGTTTAGGCACTCCGTACATTCATGCCAGGGAAAGTCCGTGCCGATTGTGTGAAGATTTTCCCTGTGTGGAGGCCTGTCCAACCGGAGCTTTATCCGGAATCAAAGTAAGGCCTGATGTGAATATGGGTGAAGCGGTGATTAGCAAAACATATTGTATTGCCTGGCAAGGGATTCGTTGTGAAGTATGTTACCGAAACTGTCCCTTTATCGATGAAGCTATTACCCTAGAATTTTCCTTAAGGCATAATGACCCGACACATTCTGTCTTTGGACCGGTTGTTTATACGGATAAATGTGTGGGATGCGGAATTTGTGAACATGTTTGTGTCGTGGATAATCCTGTTGCCATACAAGTGAAACCAAGGGAATTGTGGAGGAAGCATTTATGGGAGTGA
- the groL gene encoding chaperonin GroEL (60 kDa chaperone family; promotes refolding of misfolded polypeptides especially under stressful conditions; forms two stacked rings of heptamers to form a barrel-shaped 14mer; ends can be capped by GroES; misfolded proteins enter the barrel where they are refolded when GroES binds): MAKEIKFSEDARRAMLRGVDALANAVKVTLGPKGRNVVLEKKFGSPLITNDGVTIAKEIELEDAFENMGAQLVKEVATKTNDVAGDGTTTATVLAQAMIREGLKNVTAGANPMVIRKGIEKAVQAAVSEIKNIAKPIEGKASIAQVAAISSGDDEVGQLIAEAMDKVGNDGVITVEESKGFVTELEVVEGMQFDRGYVSPYMITDTDKMEAVLENPYILITDKKISNIQEILPVLEKVVQLGKPLLLIAEDVEGEALATLVVNKLRGTFNAVAVKAPGFGDRRKAMLEDIAILTGGQVITEDLGLELKSATVDQLGRAGKVVVTKENTTIVEGAGDRSKIGARVNQIRQQIEDTTSEFDREKLQERLAKLAGGVAVIKVGAATETELKEKKLRIEDALNSTRAAVEEGIVSGGGTALVNVVSAVQKIEASGDEKTGVNIVLRALEEPVRQIAANAGLEGSVIVERLKKEDIGVGFNAATGEWVNMMEAGIVDPAKVTRSALQNAASVAAMFLTTEAVVADKPEPEKAPAGMPGGMGGMDMM, from the coding sequence ATGGCAAAAGAAATTAAGTTTAGTGAAGATGCGCGCAGAGCGATGCTTCGCGGAGTGGATGCATTGGCAAATGCGGTTAAAGTAACCCTTGGACCTAAGGGACGAAATGTTGTATTGGAAAAGAAATTTGGTTCTCCTCTTATTACCAACGATGGAGTTACCATTGCCAAGGAAATTGAACTTGAAGATGCGTTTGAAAACATGGGAGCTCAACTGGTGAAAGAAGTAGCGACAAAAACCAATGATGTAGCCGGAGACGGAACAACAACCGCTACGGTTCTGGCCCAAGCCATGATCCGTGAAGGATTAAAGAACGTGACTGCTGGTGCTAATCCTATGGTGATCCGCAAAGGTATTGAGAAAGCGGTTCAAGCAGCTGTTTCTGAAATTAAAAACATAGCGAAGCCTATTGAAGGAAAAGCTTCAATCGCACAAGTTGCCGCCATTTCTTCAGGAGACGATGAAGTGGGTCAATTAATTGCTGAAGCGATGGATAAAGTAGGAAATGACGGAGTCATTACCGTAGAAGAGTCCAAAGGTTTTGTCACTGAACTGGAAGTTGTGGAAGGAATGCAGTTTGACAGGGGATATGTCTCTCCGTACATGATTACTGATACCGACAAAATGGAAGCGGTATTGGAAAATCCATATATCTTAATTACCGATAAGAAGATTTCTAACATCCAAGAAATTCTTCCTGTTCTTGAAAAAGTTGTCCAATTGGGCAAGCCATTATTGCTCATTGCTGAAGATGTGGAGGGTGAAGCCCTTGCTACTTTAGTAGTGAACAAACTCCGCGGAACCTTTAATGCCGTAGCTGTGAAGGCTCCTGGATTTGGTGACCGCCGCAAAGCCATGCTTGAGGATATCGCGATCTTAACCGGTGGTCAGGTAATTACTGAAGATTTGGGACTGGAATTAAAGTCTGCTACCGTTGACCAATTGGGTCGCGCTGGGAAAGTAGTAGTGACCAAAGAAAACACCACCATTGTTGAAGGTGCCGGAGATCGCTCAAAAATTGGTGCAAGGGTTAACCAAATCCGTCAGCAAATTGAAGATACCACATCAGAATTTGATAGAGAAAAGCTTCAAGAAAGATTAGCTAAATTAGCTGGTGGTGTAGCGGTAATCAAGGTTGGTGCTGCTACGGAAACTGAGTTAAAAGAGAAGAAGCTTCGCATTGAAGATGCTTTGAACTCTACGCGTGCAGCTGTTGAAGAGGGAATTGTATCCGGTGGAGGAACAGCTCTGGTGAACGTGGTTTCTGCGGTTCAAAAGATTGAAGCCTCCGGAGACGAAAAAACTGGTGTCAATATTGTCCTTCGTGCACTTGAAGAGCCTGTTCGTCAAATTGCTGCCAATGCAGGGTTAGAAGGTTCTGTTATTGTAGAGCGGTTGAAGAAAGAAGATATCGGAGTCGGATTTAATGCTGCTACTGGAGAATGGGTAAATATGATGGAAGCAGGTATTGTTGACCCTGCAAAAGTAACCCGTTCCGCATTGCAAAATGCTGCTTCCGTCGCTGCAATGTTCTTAACTACTGAAGCAGTGGTTGCTGATAAACCAGAACCAGAAAAAGCTCCTGCAGGTATGCCAGGTGGCATGGGCGGCATGGACATGATGTAA
- the groES gene encoding co-chaperone GroES has protein sequence MLKPLGDRVVVEPIAKEETTASGIVLPDTAKEKPQEGKIIAVGSGRYENGEKIPLEVKEGDRVIFSKYAGTEVKYQGKEVLIMRESDILAIL, from the coding sequence GTGTTAAAGCCACTAGGTGATCGTGTTGTTGTTGAACCTATTGCCAAAGAAGAAACTACGGCAAGCGGAATCGTTCTTCCAGATACAGCCAAGGAGAAGCCCCAAGAAGGAAAAATCATTGCTGTGGGAAGCGGCCGCTATGAAAATGGAGAAAAAATTCCCCTTGAAGTGAAAGAGGGAGATCGGGTGATTTTCTCCAAATATGCCGGAACAGAAGTGAAATACCAAGGAAAAGAAGTATTAATCATGCGTGAAAGTGACATTTTAGCCATATTGTAA
- the tatC gene encoding twin-arginine translocase subunit TatC has protein sequence MPFRDHLGEFRKRIIWVLIFFVISMIAGFVLAPYAIQILKNDPAAAYLTWNVFGLSDALRIYIQIAFVISIVLTVPFFLFHLWRFVSPALLPDEKRVIAIFLPFSLLLFIVGIFFGYYILFPMVVGFMSNIAKGIGAQEVYGLAQYFGFMFNIVLPFGFLFEMPLVVMLLTRLDIIHPDKLIKLRRVAYFILVVVAVTITPPEIISDVLVTIPLLVLYELSVWLSKVVYRRRLKALEEWEKGYPS, from the coding sequence ATGCCCTTTAGAGATCATCTCGGGGAATTCCGGAAGCGAATCATTTGGGTGTTGATATTTTTTGTAATTTCAATGATTGCAGGCTTTGTTCTTGCTCCTTATGCCATTCAAATCTTAAAGAATGATCCGGCAGCTGCTTATTTAACCTGGAATGTATTTGGGTTATCTGATGCTCTTCGTATATATATTCAAATAGCCTTCGTGATCAGTATTGTTTTAACGGTACCATTTTTTCTTTTTCACTTGTGGAGGTTTGTGTCACCAGCATTGCTGCCGGATGAGAAGAGAGTCATTGCAATTTTTCTTCCTTTTTCTCTTTTATTATTTATCGTGGGAATCTTTTTCGGATACTATATTTTGTTTCCTATGGTCGTTGGATTTATGTCAAATATCGCCAAAGGGATAGGGGCACAGGAAGTATACGGACTGGCTCAATACTTTGGCTTTATGTTTAATATTGTGCTTCCGTTCGGCTTTCTTTTTGAAATGCCTTTGGTGGTCATGTTGTTGACCCGATTGGACATCATCCATCCAGACAAGCTAATCAAGTTGAGAAGAGTGGCTTATTTTATTCTGGTCGTCGTTGCGGTGACCATCACACCTCCGGAAATCATCTCTGATGTTTTGGTAACCATTCCACTTCTTGTTTTATATGAATTAAGCGTATGGCTCTCCAAGGTGGTGTATCGAAGAAGGTTAAAAGCCCTTGAAGAATGGGAAAAAGGATATCCTTCATAG
- a CDS encoding molybdopterin-binding protein — protein MILAHDLTKIVPGEFKGRAFRKGHRIEEKDIPELLNIGKEHIYILELEEGELHENDAAFNLAQTISGANTVMGEAHEGKVMIRSAITGLLKIDEPIVHRMNEVEGIVISTRLTNQLVKENEPLAVARVIPLVIEKVRIDSAISCVKKPVVEVLPLRPLKVGIVTTGSEVYKRRIQDQFGPVVKEKVESLGCTVLEQRFAPDDLEVIRGEILDLIEKGAEIVLTTGGMSVDPDDRTPGAIRLAATEVVSYGTPMLPGSMLMIAYHHQIPILGLPGCVMHDPYTSFDVFLPRILAGEKIEKKDVIQLGYGGLYHC, from the coding sequence ATGATCCTAGCCCATGATTTAACGAAAATTGTACCAGGAGAATTTAAGGGACGAGCCTTCCGAAAAGGACATCGAATCGAAGAGAAGGACATTCCCGAATTGCTCAATATCGGAAAGGAACACATCTATATCTTGGAATTGGAAGAAGGAGAGCTTCATGAAAATGACGCCGCCTTCAATCTTGCTCAGACCATCTCCGGTGCCAATACCGTAATGGGAGAAGCCCATGAAGGAAAAGTGATGATACGTTCCGCCATTACCGGTCTGTTAAAAATTGACGAGCCTATTGTTCATCGTATGAATGAAGTGGAAGGTATTGTGATTTCCACCCGGCTCACCAACCAATTGGTGAAGGAAAATGAACCGCTTGCTGTCGCAAGAGTCATCCCGTTGGTGATTGAAAAAGTACGGATAGATTCGGCCATCTCCTGTGTAAAAAAACCTGTGGTAGAGGTTCTTCCCTTGAGGCCGCTAAAGGTTGGGATTGTAACCACGGGCAGCGAAGTCTATAAAAGAAGGATTCAGGATCAATTTGGACCTGTCGTAAAAGAAAAGGTAGAATCCCTTGGCTGTACAGTGCTGGAACAGCGCTTTGCTCCCGATGACTTGGAAGTAATCAGAGGGGAAATATTGGATCTTATTGAAAAAGGAGCGGAAATAGTGTTGACAACTGGTGGAATGTCAGTTGACCCTGACGATCGGACACCAGGAGCCATTCGGTTGGCAGCAACTGAGGTGGTCAGTTATGGAACCCCCATGCTGCCGGGGTCTATGTTAATGATTGCCTATCATCATCAAATTCCGATTTTGGGACTGCCGGGATGTGTGATGCATGATCCTTATACGTCATTTGACGTATTTCTTCCAAGGATCCTGGCCGGGGAGAAAATAGAGAAAAAAGACGTGATACAACTGGGTTATGGGGGACTTTATCATTGTTAA
- a CDS encoding MogA/MoaB family molybdenum cofactor biosynthesis protein: MTMWRVGILTASDKASRGEREDESAKLLMELVKNELNGQVVGYRVVPDCIETLKENMIELIDRENVDLLLTTGGTGLSPRDVTPEATRKIIDREVPGLSEEMRRASLQSTRRALLTRAVSGTRGNTLIINLPGSPKGVKECFMAISDQLSHALNILQGKTGECATNPDLEEVR; this comes from the coding sequence ATCACGATGTGGAGAGTTGGAATTCTTACAGCTAGTGATAAAGCGTCAAGGGGAGAGCGTGAGGATGAAAGCGCTAAACTTTTGATGGAGCTGGTGAAAAACGAATTAAATGGTCAAGTGGTAGGTTACCGGGTGGTGCCGGATTGTATTGAGACATTGAAGGAAAACATGATTGAGTTGATTGACAGGGAAAATGTGGACCTTTTGCTGACCACCGGAGGGACAGGGTTAAGCCCAAGGGATGTGACTCCCGAGGCCACACGGAAAATCATTGATCGGGAAGTACCGGGACTTAGTGAAGAAATGAGAAGGGCTTCATTACAAAGTACCAGACGGGCGCTGTTAACAAGGGCCGTATCTGGAACAAGGGGAAATACCCTGATTATCAATTTACCGGGAAGTCCGAAGGGAGTGAAGGAATGCTTCATGGCCATTTCAGATCAACTATCCCATGCTTTAAATATTTTGCAAGGCAAAACTGGAGAATGTGCGACCAATCCCGATTTGGAAGAGGTGCGATAA